The Saprospiraceae bacterium genome includes a window with the following:
- a CDS encoding transposase, which yields MAIQREQRRKVLRLRLITYYDEKGMPYAFLTNSFEELTAEEVAACYKKRWDIELLFKKLKQNFQLHYFYGENETAIKTQIWCTLIAQLLLTVIQKQNAPQKAFSTVACTVRIHLISMLDLVETVKAKNKYYEKEDPLVGQQDIFGNTLTSRRIRKRQKKKEDTRGHLQKSDENKKNTIDNQSVNSS from the coding sequence ATTGCAATACAAAGAGAACAAAGAAGAAAAGTACTACGCTTAAGACTAATAACTTATTACGATGAGAAAGGGATGCCTTACGCCTTCTTAACAAATAGTTTTGAAGAACTAACTGCGGAAGAAGTAGCTGCTTGTTACAAAAAAAGATGGGATATTGAGCTTTTATTTAAGAAGTTAAAACAAAATTTTCAGCTCCATTACTTTTATGGAGAAAACGAAACAGCAATCAAAACACAAATTTGGTGCACCCTCATAGCCCAATTATTATTAACGGTCATACAAAAGCAAAATGCACCACAGAAAGCTTTTTCTACAGTAGCCTGTACAGTCCGAATTCACCTAATCAGCATGCTAGATTTGGTAGAAACTGTAAAAGCGAAGAACAAATATTATGAAAAAGAAGATCCATTGGTTGGACAGCAAGATATTTTTGGAAATACCCTGACATCAAGAAGGATTCGTAAACGGCAAAAGAAAAAAGAAGATACAAGGGGTCACCTTCAAAAATCAGATGAAAACAAGAAAAATACCATTGATAATCAAAGTGTTAACTCAAGTTGA
- a CDS encoding helix-turn-helix transcriptional regulator produces MILYIKNMVCNRCVMVVANELEKLGLNPFSISMGEVVFLEELDSAEKLKLLKALHKVGFDILEDKDGKTIEKIKALIINLVQNESNELDVKLSVYLSEQLNQDYNSLSNLFSATEGKTIEKYFIHQKIEKVKELLVYDELSLSEIAFQLNYSSVAYLSNQFKKVTGFTPTYFKNLKEKIAGH; encoded by the coding sequence ATGATTCTTTATATCAAAAATATGGTTTGTAACCGTTGTGTAATGGTCGTCGCAAATGAGTTGGAAAAACTTGGATTAAATCCATTTTCTATTTCAATGGGAGAAGTAGTATTTTTAGAAGAACTTGATTCAGCTGAGAAATTAAAGCTATTGAAAGCGTTACATAAAGTTGGATTTGATATTCTGGAAGACAAGGATGGTAAAACGATTGAGAAGATTAAAGCCTTAATAATAAATTTGGTGCAAAACGAAAGCAATGAGTTGGATGTAAAACTTTCTGTTTATCTTTCTGAGCAATTGAATCAGGACTATAACTCTTTGAGTAATTTATTTTCTGCGACAGAAGGAAAAACCATTGAAAAATATTTTATTCATCAAAAAATTGAAAAAGTAAAAGAATTATTGGTGTACGATGAACTTTCTTTAAGCGAAATAGCTTTTCAATTAAATTACTCAAGTGTTGCTTATTTAAGCAACCAGTTTAAGAAAGTAACTGGATTTACACCC
- a CDS encoding heavy-metal-associated domain-containing protein → MKSIFNSFMLAVITLTSMSSCDAQINNVQSADVKVYGNCGMCKKRIEKAAAVSGEAKAVWDVDTGIATITIDSTKTTIDDVLKRIAAAGHDSDQFRSDDEVYSNLHGCCQYDRPEKKMDSPDDEE, encoded by the coding sequence ATGAAATCAATATTTAATAGTTTTATGTTAGCAGTAATTACCTTAACATCAATGAGTTCATGTGATGCTCAAATCAATAATGTACAGTCTGCCGATGTAAAAGTATATGGTAATTGCGGAATGTGCAAAAAAAGAATTGAAAAAGCTGCGGCTGTCAGTGGTGAAGCTAAAGCTGTGTGGGACGTTGATACAGGTATCGCAACTATTACCATTGACTCTACCAAAACAACAATTGATGATGTCTTAAAACGTATTGCTGCTGCAGGTCATGACAGTGATCAATTCAGATCTGATGATGAAGTGTACAGCAACCTGCATGGCTGTTGTCAGTACGACAGACCTGAAAAGAAGATGGATTCACCGGATGATGAAGAATAA
- a CDS encoding transposase — protein MVINAFEQIGQFIAITPARTHDKKFLELLDVKPHSLMVFDRAYNHYLQFAKWSQNKVFFITRKKSNAKYTIVSTIENPSLKGKEHGVHKDQIIELQYKENKEEKYYA, from the coding sequence ATGGTCATCAACGCCTTTGAACAAATAGGCCAGTTTATCGCCATCACACCGGCTAGAACACATGACAAGAAATTTTTGGAGTTACTGGACGTTAAACCACACAGCTTGATGGTATTTGACCGAGCCTACAATCACTATCTTCAGTTTGCCAAATGGTCACAAAACAAGGTCTTCTTCATCACCCGTAAAAAGTCAAATGCTAAATATACCATCGTAAGTACGATCGAAAATCCATCCTTAAAAGGCAAGGAACACGGTGTACATAAAGATCAAATCATAGAATTGCAATACAAAGAGAACAAAGAAGAAAAGTACTACGCTTAA
- a CDS encoding DUF4372 domain-containing protein produces MDKDTTIKFVGQPIFAQIIKMVSKTVFSQLVSKHQSDRYYKEFKTWDHFVSLMFAILSRCDSIAEIIDGMVGLSGKLQYLSLGKVPAKSTFSDGMRKRSDKFFEDLYFALVKEYSSFLSDSKTLGKQFQQMLLIDSTTIRLFTEVLKGVGRNRKDDGKKKVELRYTWSSTPLNK; encoded by the coding sequence ATGGACAAAGATACGACGATAAAATTTGTCGGACAGCCGATTTTCGCTCAAATCATAAAAATGGTGAGCAAAACAGTATTTAGCCAATTAGTATCGAAACATCAAAGCGACCGCTATTACAAAGAATTTAAGACATGGGATCATTTTGTGTCTCTGATGTTTGCTATCTTGAGTCGATGTGATTCGATTGCTGAAATCATAGATGGAATGGTGGGTTTATCAGGTAAATTACAGTATTTAAGTCTCGGGAAAGTACCTGCGAAGAGTACATTCAGCGATGGGATGCGAAAGAGATCGGATAAATTTTTTGAGGACTTGTACTTTGCCTTGGTCAAAGAGTATTCATCGTTTTTGTCGGACAGCAAGACTCTAGGCAAACAGTTTCAGCAGATGCTACTTATAGATTCAACTACTATCCGATTATTTACCGAAGTACTCAAAGGAGTAGGCCGTAATCGCAAAGATGATGGAAAGAAAAAGGTGGAGCTAAGGTACACATGGTCATCAACGCCTTTGAACAAATAG
- a CDS encoding NHL repeat-containing protein yields MKNLNIKSIIILFTCFSVFACKNASTNVNNSNIWTYNKSISLDSFGIVGIAKAVEDGFLWLADADNNQLVRISSDGQVVETVEGFDRPMHLMYHDGAILVAEYGADIIRSFHHSTKDTIVFSEKFDAPSGVDFLGSKKAVVDFYNHRIVYTDGEKNLTFGEKGEGPGQFTYPTDVQFSGGKLYVADAYNHRVQVFDMEGKHLQTIGVSEQMNAATGIFVDSKYLYVTDFENSRILIYDLKGMLIQMIDQNLDKPSDVLVMNDTLYVVNYHGRSLALFTFVQK; encoded by the coding sequence ATGAAAAATTTAAATATTAAATCTATAATTATCTTATTCACTTGTTTTTCAGTATTTGCCTGTAAAAATGCAAGTACGAATGTGAACAACAGCAATATCTGGACGTATAACAAAAGTATCAGTTTGGATAGTTTTGGTATAGTAGGCATAGCAAAAGCTGTAGAAGATGGTTTTCTTTGGCTGGCAGATGCAGACAATAATCAACTGGTAAGAATCTCTTCAGATGGACAGGTTGTAGAAACGGTAGAAGGATTTGACCGTCCTATGCATCTTATGTACCATGATGGCGCCATTTTGGTAGCAGAATATGGGGCGGATATCATCAGGAGCTTTCATCATAGTACTAAAGATACAATTGTTTTTTCAGAGAAATTTGATGCTCCGTCCGGAGTAGATTTTTTGGGAAGTAAAAAAGCCGTTGTAGATTTTTATAACCACAGGATTGTTTATACTGATGGTGAAAAAAATCTGACATTTGGTGAAAAAGGGGAAGGACCTGGTCAATTTACCTATCCGACGGATGTGCAGTTTTCAGGTGGCAAATTGTATGTAGCAGATGCATATAACCATAGAGTGCAGGTGTTTGATATGGAAGGGAAACATCTTCAGACTATCGGAGTGTCTGAGCAGATGAATGCCGCTACCGGAATTTTTGTGGATAGTAAATATCTTTATGTGACGGATTTTGAAAACAGCCGGATATTAATCTATGATTTGAAAGGTATGCTTATACAGATGATTGATCAAAATCTGGACAAACCTTCAGATGTTTTAGTAATGAATGATACTCTATATGTAGTGAATTATCATGGTAGATCCCTGGCATTGTTTACATTTGTACAGAAATAA
- a CDS encoding cation transporter: MKNIIILVSFLFTALAVNAQMDQFTLRVDGLGCPFCAYGLEKKFKDVKGIKDIKIDIQTGKMTFNVPVATMLTLEQADDRVNKAGYTAKAISVLRADGKKESIGDTEVSIAPKDMNAGGTKKSFKVSGNCEMCKARIDKAAKSVKGVTKADWNVDTKILSVEFDDQKTKLVDIQKAIAKVGHDNAGAKADGKVYDKLPACCQYKRS; encoded by the coding sequence ATGAAAAATATCATAATTTTAGTTTCTTTTCTGTTTACGGCCTTGGCTGTAAATGCTCAGATGGACCAATTTACATTGAGAGTAGATGGTCTGGGATGTCCTTTTTGTGCTTATGGTCTTGAGAAAAAATTTAAAGATGTCAAAGGTATCAAGGATATTAAGATTGACATTCAGACCGGCAAAATGACATTTAATGTACCTGTGGCAACCATGTTGACATTGGAACAAGCTGATGACAGGGTAAATAAAGCCGGATATACAGCAAAAGCGATTTCTGTCCTGCGTGCTGATGGAAAAAAAGAGTCAATAGGTGATACGGAAGTTTCTATTGCACCCAAGGATATGAATGCAGGGGGCACCAAAAAATCTTTCAAAGTTTCAGGTAACTGTGAGATGTGCAAAGCACGTATCGACAAAGCAGCCAAAAGTGTAAAAGGTGTAACAAAAGCTGATTGGAACGTGGACACTAAAATACTTTCTGTTGAATTTGATGACCAAAAAACCAAACTTGTTGATATTCAGAAAGCGATAGCTAAAGTTGGCCATGACAATGCAGGAGCAAAGGCGGATGGTAAAGTATATGACAAGTTACCTGCCTGTTGCCAATATAAAAGATCTTAA